The sequence GATATGGCGCTGCATGGCGTCGGACAACGGCAGGTGCGTCGAGGCGAAACCAACACCGCCGGGCTGTGGCTGCACATCGATCAGGTTCATCCCGGGGCTGCCGATGAAATAGCCGACAAAGGTATGGCTCGGCCGCTCGAACAATTCCCGTGGCGTGCCGAACTGGACGATCTGGCCGCCGTACATCACCGCGATCTTGTCGGCGAAGGTCGAGGCCTCGAGTTGATCGTGGGTGACGTAGACCATGGTGATGTTGAACTGCTCGTGAATCTGTTTGAGCTTGCGTCGCAGCTTCCACTTCAGGTGCGGATCGATCACCGTCAGCGGCTCGTCGAACAGGATTGCGGAAACGTCGTCGCGCACCAGACCACGGCCCATCGAGACTTTCTGTTTTTCGTCGGCGGTGAGGTTGCGCGCCTTCTTGCTCAGGAGGTTTTGCAGGTCGAGAACTTCGGCAATTTCCTGCACCTTGCTGTGTACTTTCGCCTCGGCCATACCCTGATTGCGCAGGGGGAAAGCCAGGTTATCGAACACAGTCATGGTGTCGTAGACCACCGGGAACTGGAAAACCTGGGCGATGTTGCGCTTCTCCGGCGTCAGGTCGTTGACCGCTTTGCCGTCGAACAACACATGGCCCTGCGAAGGGCTGAGCAAACCGGAAATGATGTTGAGCAAGGTCGACTTGCCGCAACCCGACGGCCCGAGCAAGGCGTAAGCGCCGCCCTGTTCCCAGACGTGATCCATCTCGCGGATTGCGTAATCTTCCGCGCCGCTCGGGGTTTTGCTGTAGCTGTGGGCGAGGTGCTGCAAACGGATTTCGGCCATCAGGCAACCCTCGCGACACGCCGGCCCGGTGCTTGCACCAGATGGCCCTGCGCATCGAAAACGAACAGTTTGTGGGTCGGGATGTAAATGCGGATCGGCGCATCGACGTCGTATTCGTGAACGCCGGGCAGGTGCAGCACCAGCAGGAAATGCTCGTTGCGCACGTGCAGGAAGGTTTCCGAACCGCTGATCTCGGCGACTTCGACGGTCACTGCCAATTCCAGATCGTCATCGTTGCTCGGCACCAGCGAGATATGGCTGGGGCGCACGCCAAAACGGAACTCGCCCTCGCCCACCGGACGCAGATCGACGTTTAACGGAAAGTGCACGAAGTTGGCGAAACTGACTTCGTTACCGGCAATGCGCCCGGGCATCAGGTTGATCGGCGGCTCGGAGAACAGTTCGGCGGCGAGCACGGTTTGCGGCTGGTGATAGACCGAAGTCGACGGGCCGCTCTGGATCACCCGGCCTTCGTGAAGAATGGTCGTGGTGCCGCCGAGTGCCAGCGCTTCGTTGGGCTCGGTGGTGGCGTAAATGGCGATGGTGTGGCGCGCCTTGAACAGCTCGCGCATTTCCTGACGCAGTTCTTCGCGCAGTTTGTAGTCGAGGTTGACCAGCGGCTCATCGAACAGAATCAGCTCGGCATCCTTGACCAGTGCGCGGGCCATGGCGGTGCGCTGCTGCTGGCCGCCAGAGAGCTCCAGCGGATAGCGTTGCAGAAACTTTTCGATGCGCAGCATCTTCGCG comes from Pseudomonas sp. RU47 and encodes:
- a CDS encoding ABC transporter ATP-binding protein, which gives rise to MAEIRLQHLAHSYSKTPSGAEDYAIREMDHVWEQGGAYALLGPSGCGKSTLLNIISGLLSPSQGHVLFDGKAVNDLTPEKRNIAQVFQFPVVYDTMTVFDNLAFPLRNQGMAEAKVHSKVQEIAEVLDLQNLLSKKARNLTADEKQKVSMGRGLVRDDVSAILFDEPLTVIDPHLKWKLRRKLKQIHEQFNITMVYVTHDQLEASTFADKIAVMYGGQIVQFGTPRELFERPSHTFVGYFIGSPGMNLIDVQPQPGGVGFASTHLPLSDAMQRHIEHGQWKNLKVGIRPEFIHVWDEPFDDAMQARVVHVEDLGTYKIMTLDLDGAPLKVRLAEDKPVPEGTAYISFPAQWLMVYADEFLLEADDEVQP
- a CDS encoding ABC transporter ATP-binding protein is translated as MSLTLEHVSRTVEGQTWIDDACLKFEPGSFNVLLGRTLSGKTSLMRLMAGLDKPDSGRILMNGVDVTQRPVRLRNVSMVYQQFINYPTMTVFENIASPLRQAGVSKEIIQSKVQETAKMLRIEKFLQRYPLELSGGQQQRTAMARALVKDAELILFDEPLVNLDYKLREELRQEMRELFKARHTIAIYATTEPNEALALGGTTTILHEGRVIQSGPSTSVYHQPQTVLAAELFSEPPINLMPGRIAGNEVSFANFVHFPLNVDLRPVGEGEFRFGVRPSHISLVPSNDDDLELAVTVEVAEISGSETFLHVRNEHFLLVLHLPGVHEYDVDAPIRIYIPTHKLFVFDAQGHLVQAPGRRVARVA